From Lysinibacillus sp. SGAir0095, the proteins below share one genomic window:
- the queE gene encoding 7-carboxy-7-deazaguanine synthase QueE — MSKIPVIEIFGPTIQGEGMVVGQKTMFVRTAGCDYSCAWCDSAFTWDGSGKHLIAQMTAEEIWAQLKKLGGNGFSFVTISGGNPVLLRNLEALITILKNNDIKIGVETQGSKWQEWLYDIDELTISPKPPSSGMVTDYSMLTEMIGKLKSRNSNQHISLKIVIFNDEDYAYAKELHLSYPSLPFYLQVGNDEITERNNEQLIRHLLKKYEGLVDKVVADEQLKNVRVLPQLHTLIWGNKRGV, encoded by the coding sequence GTGAGTAAAATTCCCGTTATTGAAATTTTTGGACCGACCATTCAAGGTGAAGGGATGGTCGTAGGACAGAAGACGATGTTTGTTCGGACTGCTGGATGTGATTATTCTTGCGCTTGGTGCGATTCCGCCTTTACATGGGATGGTAGCGGGAAGCATTTAATTGCTCAAATGACAGCTGAAGAGATATGGGCGCAATTAAAAAAACTTGGTGGCAATGGTTTTTCATTTGTCACGATTTCAGGGGGGAATCCAGTCCTTCTTCGTAATTTAGAAGCGCTTATTACAATATTAAAAAACAATGACATCAAAATTGGAGTCGAGACACAGGGGAGCAAGTGGCAAGAATGGTTATATGACATTGATGAATTAACCATTTCCCCCAAGCCTCCAAGTTCAGGAATGGTAACAGATTATTCAATGCTTACTGAGATGATAGGAAAGCTTAAAAGTCGAAACAGCAATCAGCACATTTCACTGAAAATCGTAATTTTTAATGATGAAGATTATGCTTATGCGAAGGAACTACACCTCAGTTATCCATCATTACCTTTTTACCTTCAAGTAGGTAATGACGAAATTACTGAGAGAAACAATGAGCAATTAATTAGGCATTTACTAAAGAAATACGAGGGATTGGTTGACAAGGTTGTTGCGGATGAACAATTAAAAAATGTTAGAGTTTTGCCACAGCTACATACGCTTATTTGGGGAAATAAAAGAGGCGTCTAG
- a CDS encoding VUT family protein, translating into MRILFYLLSIVIANVVTARFAPLEFGMFIVPMGTLFVGATFIFRDLVQNKYGRGKTYLFIFTALILSAIVSYSLGDTLMIVAASALSFLIAETADTEIYTRLKLPMAWRVFYSGIVGGILDSVVFVIVGLSPLGAGFLPWEAVPAAIVGQVIVKTIIQMFGALILNQIHGIKEKDMITG; encoded by the coding sequence ATGAGAATATTATTTTATTTATTATCCATCGTGATAGCCAATGTAGTCACAGCGCGATTTGCACCATTAGAATTTGGGATGTTTATTGTTCCGATGGGGACACTTTTTGTTGGAGCAACCTTCATTTTCCGAGATTTGGTACAGAACAAATATGGTCGGGGAAAAACGTATCTATTCATTTTTACAGCATTAATTTTATCAGCAATCGTTTCCTATTCTTTAGGGGACACTTTAATGATTGTTGCGGCTTCCGCTCTTTCTTTTTTAATTGCAGAAACGGCTGATACAGAAATCTATACACGTCTAAAACTACCAATGGCTTGGCGAGTATTTTATAGCGGTATAGTGGGAGGAATACTGGATTCGGTAGTTTTCGTTATAGTTGGATTAAGCCCACTTGGAGCAGGTTTCCTTCCGTGGGAAGCAGTTCCAGCTGCTATTGTAGGGCAAGTCATCGTAAAAACGATCATACAAATGTTCGGTGCCTTAATCCTAAACCAAATTCATGGTATTAAAGAGAAAGATATGATTACAGGCTAA
- a CDS encoding tripartite tricarboxylate transporter TctB family protein, with protein sequence MVQSKVDFITGGVIAAVAAIMFIMTFSFEEFAGAGVGVGVEFMPRVIAVLMLITAVVIMINAYRNRDKQIKVIDGETGLEVEEEDPNSKNYKKLSISLGAMIIYAILTPFIGFLLSSILYLITQMFILSDNDKKKLIVIGTISIVMSVIVYFIFRNVFYVMLPQGIIG encoded by the coding sequence ATGGTTCAATCAAAGGTCGATTTTATAACTGGGGGAGTTATAGCTGCAGTTGCTGCAATCATGTTTATAATGACGTTCTCATTTGAAGAATTTGCAGGGGCCGGCGTTGGTGTTGGCGTTGAATTTATGCCGAGAGTTATAGCTGTATTAATGCTTATTACAGCAGTTGTCATTATGATTAATGCCTATCGAAACCGTGATAAACAAATAAAGGTAATTGATGGGGAAACAGGGTTAGAAGTTGAAGAGGAGGACCCAAATAGTAAAAATTATAAAAAATTAAGTATCAGCTTAGGTGCCATGATCATCTATGCTATTTTGACACCGTTTATAGGATTTTTATTGTCCTCCATACTTTATTTAATCACTCAAATGTTTATTTTATCTGATAATGACAAGAAAAAGCTTATTGTCATTGGGACAATATCAATTGTGATGTCGGTGATCGTGTATTTCATCTTTAGGAATGTATTCTACGTTATGCTACCTCAGGGAATCATAGGTTAG
- a CDS encoding tripartite tricarboxylate transporter permease, translating into MIQSLLEGFGNVLSISTILLILGGTILGLIFGSIPGLTATMAVAICLPITYGMNPIAGMSLLMGLYIGGVSGGLIPAILLKLPGTPSSIATTFDGYPLAQKGEAGKAFSFAIIASFLGGLVSILLLIMVAPPLGQVALKFGPYEYFAIVIFSLTLIASLSGDSLPKGILSGLLGIGFAMVGSAPIDAFPRFTFGISAFDAGFDLMPVLIGLFAISEILLVAEKRGYQALKVNIKKINYKVPLKEYLEEKWNFVRSAAIGIGIGILPGIGGGTANLIAYAAAKNSAKKPEEYGKGTPGGVVASETSNNAAIGGALIPLMSLGIPGDTVTAMLLGGLVLHGLQPGPLLIQNNAPVVYGIFAALLIANVFMAILLFAGMRGFVRLLSIPQYILLPIIMTLCVVGAYGVNNRMFDVYALLFFGLIGYLMLKVRIPLTPLVLGFILGPLLETNLRRGLMLSQGDFMPFVTQPIAALFLLVTVVSVGWKIYKSFKAKQKMKESNEKVAYDN; encoded by the coding sequence ATGATTCAAAGTTTGTTGGAAGGTTTTGGCAATGTTTTAAGTATCTCGACAATTCTCTTAATATTGGGAGGTACAATTCTGGGGTTGATTTTTGGATCCATACCAGGATTAACCGCAACGATGGCAGTAGCTATCTGTTTACCAATCACATATGGAATGAATCCGATAGCAGGGATGTCACTTTTAATGGGTTTATACATTGGTGGCGTTTCAGGGGGATTGATTCCAGCAATTTTATTAAAACTGCCAGGCACACCATCCTCAATAGCTACAACATTTGATGGTTATCCTTTAGCACAAAAAGGTGAAGCTGGGAAGGCGTTTTCATTCGCCATTATTGCATCTTTCTTAGGTGGATTGGTCAGTATTCTCTTATTAATAATGGTCGCTCCTCCACTTGGACAAGTCGCACTGAAATTTGGCCCATACGAATACTTTGCTATCGTAATATTCTCATTAACATTGATAGCAAGTTTATCAGGAGATTCATTGCCTAAAGGAATTTTGTCAGGGTTACTTGGAATTGGTTTTGCGATGGTGGGTTCCGCACCAATTGATGCATTCCCACGATTTACATTTGGAATATCAGCGTTTGATGCAGGATTTGACTTGATGCCAGTGTTAATCGGTTTATTCGCAATATCCGAAATATTGCTTGTTGCTGAGAAAAGGGGCTACCAGGCACTAAAAGTGAATATCAAAAAAATTAACTATAAAGTGCCGTTAAAAGAGTATCTAGAAGAAAAATGGAACTTCGTAAGATCTGCTGCAATTGGTATAGGCATTGGAATACTACCAGGTATTGGTGGGGGAACAGCCAATTTGATTGCTTACGCTGCAGCAAAAAATTCCGCAAAAAAGCCAGAAGAGTACGGAAAAGGGACGCCAGGAGGGGTTGTTGCATCTGAAACTTCAAACAATGCTGCGATTGGTGGAGCTCTAATACCACTAATGTCATTAGGAATTCCTGGTGATACTGTTACAGCAATGCTATTAGGTGGTTTAGTGTTACATGGATTACAACCAGGACCTTTATTGATTCAAAACAATGCTCCCGTAGTGTATGGTATTTTTGCTGCGTTGCTAATTGCAAACGTTTTCATGGCAATTCTATTATTTGCCGGTATGCGTGGGTTTGTTCGTTTACTAAGTATTCCGCAATATATCTTACTGCCAATCATTATGACGCTATGTGTAGTGGGAGCTTATGGTGTAAATAACAGAATGTTTGATGTGTATGCATTATTATTCTTTGGATTGATCGGCTACTTAATGTTGAAGGTACGTATCCCTTTAACACCACTTGTTCTAGGATTTATTTTAGGCCCATTACTTGAAACAAATTTACGTCGTGGGTTAATGCTGTCTCAAGGCGACTTTATGCCATTTGTGACTCAGCCGATTGCAGCATTATTCTTGCTGGTAACTGTAGTTTCAGTAGGATGGAAAATCTACAAGTCTTTTAAAGCGAAGCAAAAAATGAAAGAATCTAATGAAAAAGTTGCGTATGACAACTAA
- a CDS encoding tripartite tricarboxylate transporter substrate binding protein yields the protein MRKYWGILLVSLMVLVLAACSEKATGEEKGYPTKPIEIVVPAGAGGDTDLNTRTLAKYLEKELGTSLVVSNVTGSGGTVGVSKVLDSTADGYSVLAFHNSMLLNKIYGLSDQSIEDFKFAGTGVLDQANTFVVSKDSKFKTIEELIEYAKANPKKVTVATEMGSMTYIQVMEFQQLTGIELNIVDIGGASDKLTALLGGRVDIFPTSLGFVKSYIDSGDFVSLGVLAEQRLESAPDVPTFQEQGVDMAIDKVFYWGFPKDTPDEVVQTFSEAMEKVAANEEFQAEIREYWVEPVYLNGEETAMKLQELFDHYETIKNAGE from the coding sequence ATGAGAAAATATTGGGGAATTTTACTTGTTTCTTTAATGGTATTGGTACTTGCGGCGTGTAGTGAGAAAGCTACAGGGGAGGAAAAGGGTTATCCAACGAAACCGATTGAAATTGTTGTACCGGCTGGTGCTGGAGGAGATACGGACTTAAATACTCGTACACTAGCAAAATATTTAGAGAAAGAATTAGGAACTTCACTTGTTGTATCGAATGTTACAGGTTCTGGTGGAACGGTTGGAGTAAGCAAAGTATTAGATTCGACAGCAGATGGCTATTCAGTATTAGCGTTTCATAACTCAATGTTATTAAACAAAATTTATGGTCTCTCTGATCAATCAATCGAGGATTTCAAATTTGCAGGAACAGGCGTTTTGGATCAAGCAAATACATTTGTCGTTTCAAAAGATAGTAAATTTAAAACTATAGAAGAGCTAATCGAATATGCGAAAGCAAATCCAAAAAAGGTGACAGTTGCAACAGAGATGGGATCAATGACGTATATTCAAGTGATGGAGTTTCAACAGTTAACAGGGATTGAGTTAAATATCGTTGATATCGGTGGTGCGTCTGATAAATTAACGGCTTTACTGGGTGGACGTGTAGATATCTTCCCTACATCATTAGGATTTGTAAAAAGCTATATTGATTCAGGGGATTTTGTTTCACTTGGAGTTCTTGCTGAACAGCGTTTAGAATCTGCTCCAGATGTACCAACATTCCAAGAACAAGGTGTTGACATGGCAATCGATAAAGTTTTCTATTGGGGATTCCCGAAAGATACACCAGACGAAGTCGTTCAAACATTTAGTGAAGCGATGGAAAAAGTTGCTGCCAATGAAGAGTTCCAAGCAGAAATCCGTGAATATTGGGTTGAACCGGTGTATTTAAATGGGGAAGAAACAGCAATGAAACTGCAAGAACTATTTGATCACTATGAAACGATTAAAAATGCAGGGGAATAG
- a CDS encoding mannonate dehydratase encodes MKLSVTVNTTDLADLDLQQMVQLGIDCVDFGIGHSFKGVKEQGFPDLDELLKLKKRLRSWGLEMNRVTLPNITQAFMEEKPGSEKELENSINAVKVFGEAGISIVRQRFEGDVFYGRSLSYESIQRGGLIGRGESVGLLKEKMPTPTNEELTRWWRNFQRAYREIVDEALEYNVNVAMHPSDTPHPDSPFGGIGLHRIIDDFPQKNVGFVYCIGTRAEAGGSSLVMDEINHFGRKNRIFLVHFRNVRGSLPTAGAFEEAMLDDGDLNMFKILLELDKVGYQGCINPDHVLTFAGDTPDLDEKWAFSNIGWKHSNLGFAYSIGYMKALLNALVEYKGRAF; translated from the coding sequence GTGAAATTATCAGTAACTGTAAATACAACCGATCTTGCAGATTTAGATTTGCAGCAAATGGTGCAACTAGGGATTGATTGTGTCGACTTTGGGATTGGCCATTCATTTAAAGGTGTCAAAGAACAAGGTTTTCCTGATTTAGACGAACTTTTAAAGTTAAAGAAACGATTGCGTAGCTGGGGATTGGAAATGAATCGTGTCACACTTCCCAATATCACACAGGCATTCATGGAAGAAAAACCAGGAAGTGAAAAAGAGCTTGAAAATTCCATTAATGCTGTAAAAGTGTTTGGTGAAGCGGGAATAAGTATTGTGCGTCAACGATTCGAAGGCGATGTGTTTTATGGTCGATCATTAAGCTATGAATCTATCCAACGTGGAGGATTGATCGGACGAGGTGAAAGTGTTGGATTATTAAAAGAAAAAATGCCTACTCCAACCAACGAAGAGCTGACTCGTTGGTGGAGAAACTTTCAACGAGCATATCGAGAGATTGTAGATGAGGCACTCGAGTATAACGTAAATGTAGCGATGCATCCGTCTGATACACCTCACCCAGATTCACCCTTTGGCGGGATTGGTCTTCATCGGATTATTGATGACTTCCCTCAAAAAAATGTTGGGTTTGTGTATTGTATTGGAACAAGGGCTGAAGCAGGTGGTTCCTCACTAGTTATGGATGAAATCAATCATTTCGGAAGAAAAAATCGTATATTCCTGGTTCATTTCAGAAATGTACGTGGCAGCCTTCCAACAGCGGGTGCTTTTGAGGAAGCAATGCTAGATGATGGGGATTTAAATATGTTTAAAATATTGCTTGAACTCGACAAGGTTGGCTACCAAGGATGTATCAACCCTGATCATGTTTTAACATTTGCGGGTGACACACCTGATTTAGATGAAAAATGGGCATTCTCAAATATTGGATGGAAGCATTCAAACTTAGGCTTCGCTTACTCTATCGGTTATATGAAAGCTCTGTTAAATGCCTTAGTAGAATACAAAGGCAGAGCATTTTAG
- the garD gene encoding galactarate dehydratase — translation MIEQKQPLYIQVHHADNVAIVANAGGVGEGSNFSSGIIAIERIPQGHKIALRSIKKDEAIYRYGEVIGYAKEPIEKGAWVHEARMLLPTPPTLDNLPSANGILNSQVEPADRTFLGYRNTNGTVGTKNILGITTSVQCVAGVLGYAVERIKKELLPLYENVDDVISLTHTYGCGVAINAEGSEIPIRTITNLSQHPNFGGEVLVIGLGCEKLQPLVITTQENDIISLQDQQGFEANVREIMKKADEKLRLLNNRRREAVPIQELVIGVQCGGSDAFSGVSANPAVGYAADLLVKSGATVLFSEVTEVRDAIHLLTPRTVNEEVREALIREMAWYDDYLAKGNADRSANPSPGNKKGGLSNVVEKALGSIVKSGTSPIVDVLAPGERVRKKGLNFAATPASDFVCGTLQTASGIHLQVFTTGRGTPYNLQAVPVIKVSTTTNLKEKWHDLIDLDAGTIVTGEATIEEVGTALFEYILKVASGEAVTWADRWGIANDLALFNPAPVT, via the coding sequence ATGATCGAGCAAAAACAACCACTCTATATTCAAGTCCATCACGCGGATAATGTTGCAATTGTGGCAAATGCTGGCGGTGTTGGGGAAGGTAGTAATTTTTCATCAGGAATTATCGCAATAGAGCGAATTCCACAAGGACATAAAATTGCTTTAAGGTCTATAAAGAAAGATGAAGCCATCTATCGATACGGTGAAGTGATCGGTTATGCAAAAGAACCTATAGAAAAAGGTGCTTGGGTTCATGAAGCCCGCATGTTGTTACCGACACCACCAACATTGGATAATCTGCCATCAGCAAACGGAATATTAAATTCGCAAGTTGAACCAGCTGACCGAACGTTTTTAGGCTATCGTAATACGAACGGTACAGTCGGGACAAAGAATATATTAGGAATAACTACAAGTGTTCAATGTGTTGCGGGGGTTTTAGGCTACGCGGTGGAACGCATTAAGAAAGAATTGCTTCCTTTGTATGAAAATGTTGATGACGTCATTTCGCTGACACATACCTATGGCTGTGGTGTTGCGATTAATGCAGAAGGATCAGAAATTCCGATTCGTACAATTACCAACCTTTCTCAACATCCCAACTTTGGTGGTGAGGTATTGGTCATTGGACTTGGATGTGAGAAATTGCAACCACTCGTTATAACAACTCAAGAAAACGATATTATTTCCTTGCAGGATCAACAAGGCTTTGAAGCAAACGTACGTGAGATCATGAAAAAAGCGGATGAAAAGCTGCGTCTATTAAATAATAGAAGACGGGAAGCGGTACCTATTCAAGAGCTGGTTATCGGCGTCCAATGTGGAGGAAGCGATGCATTCTCAGGAGTTTCAGCTAATCCGGCAGTTGGGTATGCTGCTGATTTACTTGTAAAGTCAGGGGCAACTGTTCTATTTTCGGAAGTAACTGAAGTGAGAGATGCCATCCATTTATTAACACCTCGTACCGTGAATGAAGAAGTTCGAGAAGCTTTGATCAGAGAAATGGCTTGGTACGATGATTATTTAGCAAAAGGAAATGCCGACCGAAGCGCCAACCCATCACCAGGTAATAAAAAAGGTGGCTTATCAAATGTTGTTGAAAAAGCTCTTGGTTCAATTGTAAAGTCCGGAACAAGTCCAATTGTTGACGTACTGGCTCCTGGAGAACGTGTACGGAAAAAAGGTCTTAACTTTGCAGCGACACCAGCAAGCGATTTTGTTTGTGGTACACTCCAAACTGCATCAGGGATACATTTGCAAGTCTTTACAACAGGACGTGGGACACCATATAACCTACAAGCCGTTCCTGTCATAAAAGTATCTACAACAACAAATTTAAAAGAAAAATGGCATGACTTAATCGATCTTGACGCAGGGACGATTGTTACAGGTGAGGCAACCATTGAAGAGGTAGGTACAGCCTTATTTGAGTATATTTTAAAGGTTGCAAGTGGAGAAGCTGTTACTTGGGCAGACCGTTGGGGAATTGCAAATGACCTCGCGTTATTTAATCCGGCACCGGTCACGTAA
- the kdgD gene encoding 5-dehydro-4-deoxyglucarate dehydratase yields MQTREIPRGILGFPVTPMNDDLSIDYVAFQRNVEFLIENGLESLFIACGAGELHAINNEEYEQLIIKAKEVVKGRVPIYTGVGGNITSALQQTKLSAQHQLDGYLILPPYLIDPSQDGIYEYVKTIAESTELNAIVYQRDNCVLTLETLKKLAKIPQLKGFKDGVGNIEVNVEFTQYLGDRFVWINGMPLAEVTMPTYVNIGYDTYSSAISNYIPYVSKQYFEALKNGDKQKVSEIYEDIIFPIHTIRKQKKGYAVSLIKAGMQIVGLPVNNNVRPPIAPVEPEHYEALKAIIAKAEEKYGKLKGDESYVGN; encoded by the coding sequence ATGCAAACAAGAGAAATTCCAAGAGGCATTTTAGGTTTTCCGGTTACACCAATGAATGATGATTTATCAATTGATTATGTAGCTTTTCAACGTAATGTTGAATTTTTAATTGAAAATGGATTAGAGTCACTTTTTATAGCGTGTGGAGCAGGGGAATTACATGCGATTAATAATGAAGAATATGAGCAATTAATAATTAAAGCAAAAGAGGTTGTAAAAGGGAGAGTTCCAATCTACACAGGAGTGGGTGGGAACATCACAAGTGCATTACAGCAAACAAAATTATCTGCACAGCATCAGCTGGATGGATATTTAATCCTGCCACCTTACTTAATAGATCCCTCTCAAGATGGAATCTATGAATATGTAAAAACAATTGCAGAAAGCACTGAACTAAATGCAATTGTCTATCAACGTGATAACTGTGTACTGACATTAGAGACGCTAAAAAAATTAGCTAAAATACCACAGCTTAAAGGATTTAAAGACGGTGTAGGGAATATAGAAGTAAATGTTGAGTTTACTCAATATTTGGGTGACAGATTTGTCTGGATCAACGGAATGCCCCTTGCAGAGGTAACAATGCCTACTTATGTGAATATAGGCTATGACACATATTCATCGGCCATTTCAAACTATATCCCGTATGTCTCAAAACAATACTTTGAAGCGTTAAAAAATGGAGATAAGCAAAAGGTTAGCGAAATCTATGAGGATATTATTTTTCCAATCCATACGATTCGTAAGCAAAAGAAAGGCTATGCAGTTTCACTAATTAAAGCTGGAATGCAAATTGTTGGTTTACCGGTAAATAACAATGTAAGACCGCCTATTGCCCCAGTAGAGCCTGAGCATTATGAAGCACTCAAAGCGATTATTGCAAAAGCAGAGGAAAAATACGGGAAGTTAAAAGGAGATGAATCTTATGTCGGTAACTAA
- the gucD gene encoding alpha-ketoglutaric semialdehyde dehydrogenase GucD: protein MSVTNQEQAVKVYGNYINGEWRNSATGQVTESTNPANPSEVVGVVQKSSIEEVNEAFTAANEAHKSWSRLAGPTRGDYLLKVSNILEERLDEIALTMTKEMGKTFPEAKGEAARGVAILRYYAGEGMRSTGDVIPSSDPDAMMFTKRTSLGVVGVITPWNFPIAIPIWKMAPALVYGNTVVLKPANETSVTAAKIIECFEQANLPKGVINLVTGSGAVIGDAMLANPYINAVTFTGSNTVGKQIGQQAFDRGIKYQLEMGGKNPVIVTEDADLDLAVEATISGGLKSTGQKCTATSRVIVHEAVYEEFKKKLVKETAKITVGNGEDSSTWMGPCASSSQLETVLSYIEIGQQEGALLLQGGERVESEGYFVTPAIFENVAPDMRIAREEIFGPVLCLMKVSSMEEAVELANDSEFGLSASIFTTNIQKMLKFINEMDAGLVRVNAESAGVELQAPFGGMKQSSSHSREQGRAAIEFFTSIKTIFVK, encoded by the coding sequence ATGTCGGTAACTAATCAAGAGCAGGCTGTGAAAGTCTACGGGAACTACATTAATGGAGAATGGAGAAATTCAGCTACTGGTCAAGTAACTGAGAGTACCAATCCAGCAAACCCTTCTGAGGTAGTAGGTGTTGTACAAAAGTCTTCCATTGAAGAAGTAAATGAAGCTTTTACAGCTGCAAATGAAGCGCATAAATCATGGAGTCGACTTGCTGGTCCAACACGTGGTGATTACTTGCTAAAAGTATCCAATATCTTGGAAGAGCGATTAGACGAAATCGCATTAACGATGACGAAAGAAATGGGGAAAACTTTTCCTGAAGCAAAAGGGGAAGCAGCACGTGGAGTAGCCATTTTACGCTATTATGCAGGTGAAGGTATGCGTTCAACAGGAGATGTTATTCCATCAAGCGACCCAGATGCGATGATGTTTACAAAACGTACTTCACTAGGAGTTGTTGGTGTCATTACACCGTGGAATTTCCCAATAGCTATTCCAATTTGGAAAATGGCCCCTGCACTTGTTTACGGAAACACAGTAGTTTTAAAACCGGCGAATGAGACATCTGTCACTGCGGCAAAAATTATAGAGTGCTTCGAACAAGCAAATCTTCCGAAGGGTGTTATTAACTTAGTAACTGGTTCAGGTGCAGTAATTGGAGATGCAATGCTAGCGAATCCATATATTAATGCAGTGACTTTTACTGGTTCAAACACAGTAGGAAAACAGATTGGGCAACAAGCATTTGATAGAGGAATTAAGTACCAGCTTGAGATGGGTGGAAAAAATCCGGTTATTGTAACAGAAGACGCTGATTTAGATCTTGCTGTCGAAGCGACAATTAGTGGAGGATTAAAGTCTACTGGACAAAAATGTACGGCAACGAGTCGGGTCATCGTTCATGAAGCTGTCTATGAAGAATTTAAAAAGAAACTAGTAAAAGAAACAGCGAAAATTACAGTAGGTAACGGGGAAGATTCTTCAACTTGGATGGGACCTTGTGCAAGTTCCTCTCAGTTAGAAACGGTATTATCTTATATCGAAATTGGTCAACAAGAAGGTGCCTTGTTGCTGCAAGGTGGAGAACGTGTTGAAAGTGAAGGCTATTTTGTTACGCCGGCCATTTTCGAAAATGTTGCGCCAGATATGCGTATAGCACGAGAAGAAATCTTCGGACCGGTACTATGCTTGATGAAAGTTTCAAGTATGGAAGAGGCTGTTGAATTAGCGAATGATTCAGAGTTTGGTTTAAGTGCATCCATCTTTACAACTAACATCCAAAAAATGTTGAAATTCATTAATGAAATGGATGCAGGATTGGTTCGCGTCAATGCTGAAAGTGCCGGAGTTGAGTTGCAGGCACCATTTGGTGGAATGAAACAATCTAGTTCTCATTCACGTGAACAAGGTCGAGCTGCCATTGAATTCTTCACATCAATTAAAACAATTTTTGTGAAGTAA